AGGCGTATGGCGGTGAAGCAGCGCATCAAGGTCAATCCCAGTCCGTTCGCGGTAAATATGTCTCCACAAACAATAAACCCGCCAGAGGGCTTTCGCCATGTCCAGCGGGCAGCAAGTGCGCTTTCATTATACACCATTCCCATGCCGGAGGCATGAAGGACATTAGCCGGTGGTTGAGCGAAGCAATACCACCGGAATAATAGCCTCATAAATGCACCCCGGCAGGGGTGCAGGAGCATCGCACAGATTGCCATTTTAGTTCCCGCACCCCTGCCGGGGTGCCTTGATGTTGCCGTTGTTTCCGGTGGTGTCGCTTCGCTCAACCACCGGCTAATATCCGGCACCCCTGCGGGGTGTGGCGCCAACTCACGCAAATCCAGACCAACCACATTCCTTGCTGGCAATCGGTAACAAAAGGTTATTTGTTGCTCCTTTCTCCCCCGCGCATTTCCCGCAACGCCCGCCGTGCCCGCTCCAGCGTTTCGGCCATCACATCATCCCCAAATTCCACGGGATGCAGTTCGCCCCGGTCCACGTAGTAGACCAGGCCCTCTTCCGGCGCATGGCCGGCAATCTGGCGCACCGCCTCGGCATACAGGGCCAATTGCGTTTGATAGCGCGGGGCTTTGTCCGGGCTTGGCGCGCCGGTCTTGTAGTCCAGCACCGCGCCGTCCCCGAGCAGGGCGTCTATGGTGCCCCGAAGCACCACGCCGTCCAGCACCAGATGGAAGGGGAGCTCCCGTCGAAGCCCCGCGTCGGCCTTCAGCCGCGCATGCAGGGGGTTTTGCCGGAACAGGTCCGCCATTTTTTCCAGTTGTGCCCGAAGCGGCTCCATGTGCTCCAGTCCCAGCCGCGCCTCCCGCAGCAACGTTTCGGGCAGGCCCGCATTGTCCCCCGCAAAATCCCAGCACTCGAAAAGCCGGTGCGCCAGCGTGCCCCGCGCCATGGCAAAGTCCCGGTCCGGCGCAGACTGGGCGTGGGGGAGGGGTTCCCCCATTTTTTCTTCGTCCGGTTCAGGGCGCGCCTCCTGCTCCTCATCCGCGCACCGCTCCATCCAGTTCAGCAACGCCGTGACGGAGAACGTGCGTCCATCCACCGGACCGGGCTCCACGGACCCCATCAAGGCGCGCAAACGGTCCAGCTCTGGGACTGTTTCGGATGCGGGCCGCATTGAACCGGGCACAGCCGCCGGTATTTCACGCCGCACCACCGCCCGCCAACTCTTGCCCTCCACGGTGTCCAGATGCGCCTTTTCGGACACCCCGTAAACCTGGTCCAGCAGGAAAAACCAGGTGTTCTGCCGTGCCTTGGGTCCGCCGCAGAGCACCAGATAGTCCCGTGCGCGGGTCATGGCCACATAGAGTGTGCGGGCCGACTCGGCCTCCTCCTCGCGCAGGATACGGTCTTTGACAGCCTCCGCCATCATGCAGTCCGCCTTGTTCCCCTCGTCATCCTCCATGGGCAGGGCAAGGCCCAGGCTGCGGTGCATCAACAGTTTGTCCCTGCCGCCGCGCCGCCCGCCCAGGGCCATTTCGGGAAGGAACACCACCGGAAATTCCAGGCCCTTCGACTTGTGCACCGTCATGATGGAGACCGCGTTCCCGCCGCCCGCCTGAAGGTTGGCCTCGCCCTCGCGCACCGCGCCGCTCCGCACCTCGTCCAGATAGCGCACAAAGGCCCCCAGCCGCGCGGGCAGCCGGTCGGCGAAACTGTCCGCCGCCTGCGCCAGTTTCCGGATGTTGGACACCTTTTGCAGTCCCTGGTGCTGCCCCAGCAGCATGGCCTCCATCCCGGTGCGCGCAATGGCACGCCGTAGAAAGGTGCCCGGCGGCAGTTCCCTGCATCCGCGCAGTTCCACCACCAGTTCCCTGGCCCGCGCAAGGCGGTCCGCCTGCCCAAACCCGTCCGGAACCGTGTCCCCGTTGAAAACCCGCGCGACGCCCCCGGCCATGCGCAGGCATAGCAGGGAATCATCGGTGAGGCAGGCGGCGGGACTCCGCAAAAAGTCCACCAGCGCCGCCTCATCCCAGGGGTCGGTCACCACCTTCAGCAGGGCGAGCACATCGAGCACCTCGCGGCGCTCATAGAAGCCCCCGCCCGCAACCAGGCAATAAGGCACCCCGCAATCGCGCAGCGCCTCCTCAAAATAATGCGTGTGCGTGGCGGCGCGGAAAAGCACCGCAATGTCCCCATAGGCGGCGGGGCGGGTTCCCCCGCTTCCCTTCTCCTGCACCATCAGCGGCTCCGGACCCTCCACCATCTCCCGGATGCGCGCCGCAACGAAGGCGGCCTCCGCCTCGCGCTGCGCCTCGCCGGACGGCGCCTTTCCCTCCTCCGTGGGCGGCGTCACAAAAAACTCCACCCGAGCGCCGCCCATGGCGGGCCGGTGCGTCTTCATGCCCGCGTAGTCCTCGACCGCGTTCAGGCACTTGGACCGCATGAAAAAGTTGTTGATGAACCCCAGCACATCCGGTGCGGAGCGGAAATTCACCCGCAGGGGGATGGTCTCCTCCGCGCCCTCCTGCTCACGGCGGAACACCTCCACCTCGGCCCCACGGAAGAGGTAGATGGACTGCTTGGCGTCGCCCACGACGAAGAGCGCAGGCCCGCCCGGCTCCCCGGCCAGAAGCCGCGCAATGTCCAACTGCACCTGGTCCGTGTCCTGAAACTCGTCCACCAGCAGATGCGCGATGCCCGCCGCCGTCCGCGCGCGCAGTTCGGGATGCTCCCGCAGCGCCTTGAACGCCTCCTCGATCTGGTCGTCAAAATCCATGCAGCCCAGGCGCCGCTTGGCCTCCTGGTAGGCCGCGATGACCTCGCCGGCCACCTGCACAAAAGCGCAGGCCGCGCGCGCGGCGCGCTCCTCGAGTTCGGGGTCCTCCGCACCAAAGGGGACCGTGATATTTCTGGCCAGTTCCTTTACCCCTTGGACCAAGTCGTCCGCCTTGTCAAAGGATTCCCGGTCAGCCCATCGTTTGGCGTTGCCACGCAGCCCGTCCTTCACCAAAAGGGATTCCAGCCCCGCCTGAATCTCCTTCTCCGTGAGACCGCCGTCCGCAATGCTGTCCAGCACGGCCAGCGCGGCGCGGCGCCGCGACTCGCGCGCCTCCCCAGGCGTGTCACAGAAACCGTCCAATGCCCGCAATTCACGGCGAAGCCGGTCGAACGCGACGGACCGGGGGAGTTCCCGCAGCCTCCGGGCGTGCTCCTCCGCGCACCGCGCCCGCCAGGCCGCCAGCAGCGTGGCCGGGTTTTCATGGCTGAGCCCCTCCGTCACGCGCCGGAACAGCGCCCGCCGCCTCAGCACCTCCTTGAGGGCGGTTTTCAGCCTGCTCCCGCCAATCTCCACAAAGAGTTCGAAAGCCGCGCCGCCCTCCTCCTCCAGCAGGCGGTGCAGGGTGTCCGCCGTGACGCTTTCGGAAAGCAGCAGGGACTCGGCCTCGCCC
The sequence above is a segment of the Candidatus Hydrogenedentota bacterium genome. Coding sequences within it:
- a CDS encoding UvrD-helicase domain-containing protein, translated to MTRTEEQNRAVTTDARRVCVDAGAGSGKTAILVDRVVHLLENPRLWPDREPRLDGIVAFTFMEKAAAEMKSRLRAAFHRRAPEDDREKMTHWRELERNVDAARVSTIHGFCAGLLRENALLLGFDPDVAVLGEAESLLLSESVTADTLHRLLEEEGGAAFELFVEIGGSRLKTALKEVLRRRALFRRVTEGLSHENPATLLAAWRARCAEEHARRLRELPRSVAFDRLRRELRALDGFCDTPGEARESRRRAALAVLDSIADGGLTEKEIQAGLESLLVKDGLRGNAKRWADRESFDKADDLVQGVKELARNITVPFGAEDPELEERAARAACAFVQVAGEVIAAYQEAKRRLGCMDFDDQIEEAFKALREHPELRARTAAGIAHLLVDEFQDTDQVQLDIARLLAGEPGGPALFVVGDAKQSIYLFRGAEVEVFRREQEGAEETIPLRVNFRSAPDVLGFINNFFMRSKCLNAVEDYAGMKTHRPAMGGARVEFFVTPPTEEGKAPSGEAQREAEAAFVAARIREMVEGPEPLMVQEKGSGGTRPAAYGDIAVLFRAATHTHYFEEALRDCGVPYCLVAGGGFYERREVLDVLALLKVVTDPWDEAALVDFLRSPAACLTDDSLLCLRMAGGVARVFNGDTVPDGFGQADRLARARELVVELRGCRELPPGTFLRRAIARTGMEAMLLGQHQGLQKVSNIRKLAQAADSFADRLPARLGAFVRYLDEVRSGAVREGEANLQAGGGNAVSIMTVHKSKGLEFPVVFLPEMALGGRRGGRDKLLMHRSLGLALPMEDDEGNKADCMMAEAVKDRILREEEAESARTLYVAMTRARDYLVLCGGPKARQNTWFFLLDQVYGVSEKAHLDTVEGKSWRAVVRREIPAAVPGSMRPASETVPELDRLRALMGSVEPGPVDGRTFSVTALLNWMERCADEEQEARPEPDEEKMGEPLPHAQSAPDRDFAMARGTLAHRLFECWDFAGDNAGLPETLLREARLGLEHMEPLRAQLEKMADLFRQNPLHARLKADAGLRRELPFHLVLDGVVLRGTIDALLGDGAVLDYKTGAPSPDKAPRYQTQLALYAEAVRQIAGHAPEEGLVYYVDRGELHPVEFGDDVMAETLERARRALREMRGGERSNK